A genome region from Leptodactylus fuscus isolate aLepFus1 chromosome 6, aLepFus1.hap2, whole genome shotgun sequence includes the following:
- the LOC142209953 gene encoding uncharacterized protein LOC142209953, with protein MFGPAVEWDDMFGPAVEWDDMFGPAVEWDDMFGPAVEWDDMFGPAVEWDDMFGPVVEWDDMFGPAVEWDDMFGPAVEWDDMFGPAVEWDDMFGPAVEWDDMFGPVVEWDDLFGPAVEVDAQVGAAVEWDDMFGPAVEVDAQVGAAVEWDDMFGPAVEVDAQVGAAVEWDDMFGPAVEVDAQVGAAVEWDDMFGPAVEVDAQVGAAVRKLLSSLTI; from the coding sequence ATGTTTGGTCCTGCTGTAGAGTGGGATGATATGTTTGGTCCTGCTGTAGAGTGGGATGATATGTTTGGTCCTGCTGTAGAGTGGGATGATATGTTTGGTCCTGCTGTAGAGTGGGATGATATGTTTGGTCCTGCAGTAGAGTGGGATGATATGTTTGGTCCTGTTGTAGAGTGGGATGATATGTTTGGTCCTGCTGTAGAGTGGGATGATATGTTTGGTCCTGCTGTAGAGTGGGATGATATGTTTGGTCCTGCTGTAGAGTGGGATGATATGTTTGGTCCTGCAGTAGAGTGGGATGATATGTTTGGTCCTGTTGTAGAGTGGGATGATCTGTTTGGTCCTGCTGTAGAGGTGGATGCTCAGGTTGGAGCTGCTGTAGAGTGGGATGATATGTTTGGTCCGGCTGTAGAGGTGGATGCTCAGGTTGGAGCTGCTGTAGAGTGGGATGATATGTTTGGTCCTGCTGTAGAGGTGGATGCTCAGGTTGGAGCTGCTGTAGAGTGGGATGATATGTTTGGTCCTGCTGTAGAGGTGGATGCTCAGGTTGGAGCTGCTGTAGAGTGGGATGATATGTTTGGTCCTGCTGTAGAGGTGGATGCTCAGGTTGGAGCTGCTGTTAGGAAGTTGCTTTCCTCTCTAACAATCTAG